From the genome of Castor canadensis chromosome 18, mCasCan1.hap1v2, whole genome shotgun sequence:
TGGTTGATCAACACCGTCACTTTCTGGAAACACGAAGAGGGAAGACGGTGACCACAGTCCTCTCTGGAATGCCGACGCTTGCGCTGAGAGGGGAACTCCTTGGGTGCAGCCATGATTCCAGCTGGAAGTGGGATCATGTGTCTTAGGCGTTGCTCTCCAAACACCTGtccccacacccagctttccAAAGGACCTGGCAGCACGCCTTGTCTACACTCGGGTGCCACGGCTGTCTGACCTCCAAGGCCTGCAGATTTCTAGGTAGCGGAGTGTAGGCAGTCTGTCTCGTACCATGCTACACCCCGTATAGGAACGGGGTTGCAGCCCACATTCCTGTGGCGTTTACACCAGCACGACCCATCCCGTGTCACCAGCACGACCCATCCCGTGTCACCAGGCTGCACACAGACCACCAGCGCGGAACACATCCTCAACTGCATAAACGTTTTCATTTAGAGTCTTTTGGACTTTGTCTTCAGCATGGTTTTCTGGAAGGGAGATAAGCAACGCACTGTGTCTCACAGACAGGTGTGGGGGGAACCTCGGTTCAAAAGTTAGCTAAATTTGGTCAGTCTTAGGGTGTTTTATGATGGCTTTGAACAATTGTCTTCTTTTAATCTCATCTAGTGGCAAAAAAATCCGACACAACTTCAGTGTGTAACTCCCCAACAGTTGTGATAGCGTCCTGATTTCATAACTCTCTGTAATATCAAAACAGCAGTGACTGGGAATAAATTCCAAAGGATCCtttattaaaatatctaaaagaagtctataaatatttctttatttttctaaaagagtCTGGAGTTCTCGGGTGAAATGTGGTTCCATGTTGCCTCCTGCAGAGGGTGGAGGGACGGTTGAGGGTAGGATTTCTGGTGCTCCCTGGGGCAGGGGATGCCAAAAGGAAGGGGCAGTGGCATTTGCCCCGCCTGCTCACTCACAACTTCATAGAACTAGGATTACAACAAAAACTGTAAATGGCATAGCTTCGCTGTCCACATTTGGATGTTTGAGTTCGTCCTTCCCTGGTCATACCctgtgagggaaggaagggggccaCCAGGAGGGCCCCACGCTCCCGCCCGACTTTTAGAACTCCCACTCCAGGGCCTCCTCCCGGTTGGCAGCCCTCTCCAGTCGGTAGATTATGCTGTTCAAGTTGGCCATCTTCTCATGCCGCCGCTGCAAGTTGGGGTTCACCTTGGTGCTGGGGTGCAAGGCCCCGGCTGTGTCAGCAGTGGGGCTGGCACTCGGCACTTTGGCAGGGAGGGCACCAGGCGGAGATGGGGAGATGGGGGCCGAGGAGGAGGGGACAGGTGACACAGACATCATGAGGCCCGGTGAGGAGGCAGCAGAGGGTGAGTTCAGAGGCACCTCCAGGCTGCAGCGAGAGGACTCTGAGGCTGACTTAAAACTCAGAGGGTCCGAGTGAAGCCGCTCCCCAGCCTCGCTCTCCTGGGAGGGGTGTAGCGAGGGGCAGTCTGGGGTGCTCCCACCTGCAAGGAGGGGCTCTGGGGCCACTTCTGGGAGTCCGTCGCTACCTAGAGGGTCCGGATGCTCCTCTTTGGGGGGACTGTGGCCTTTGTCTGACTCCCCTAAGTCATGGGGCTGGCTGCCCATCCCTTCCTCGCTGTCCTCCTCAGTCTGTTCCTGCTTGATCCTCACATGGGCCCTGTCCGGGGCAGTCGGGGGCGTGGTGCTGTCCTCAGAGACCTCCTGCAGCTCCAGTCCCTTCACAGCAGGCTTCTGGTCCTCAGCCTCCGAGCCAGGGCTCTGGGGGGTGGGGTCTGGGTGGGAGTGGTCTGGTGGCAGAATACCAGGACCCCCATTGGGGTCGAGGTCTGGCTCGTCCTGGGTTCCCTCCACCAACATCTCCCGGCGCATCCTGGACCTGGGGCAGAGACGGAGATGAGCCTGGGGCTGGCAGGGGACCCTGTTAACCCTGTGCTCAGCCCAGGTGAGCAACCCAGGACCTTACCCTGGGTCTCAAACAGGGCCTCCCTGcctcttttcctatttctcttccCAGACCCCTCTGCAGTCTGTCACAGACATTAATGTGGACACCCACTGGTCAAAAACAGATGCCAAGGGTGGGACTGGGTCTTGTTCCCCACAGTGCCCAGTACTCATCCAATGAGATAATGTATCCTTCTGCAACCATAACTCTGAGAGGTGTTTCTTTTGAAAGGGCAATTTCTCCATTCCTTGGAGCAAACTCCTATGCATCCTTCAAAATCCAGCCCAAATACCCCTTCTTCTGTAAAGTCTTCTCCAGGCAGTATTCCCATTTTCCTAAGCCCCTAATCCTTTTGTTTTACATCATTTACTCAGTTGTGGTGAAATGATCTGGTTCGTGACAAAAGCTACTTAGGTGGGGAACACGATGGCTTTGAACCCCGTATCTCCAGACGCTGCCTGACtgtgtgttcttttaaaaatatttttgaaggaaCACACTGGACAATAATGGTGTGCTTGGTTCCCGTGGGGgtttggaggggaggggagaagacatCCCCATATCAcccaggagggaagggggaaatgGGGCTGTGAGGACCTATTCCACTCATCCTTTGGCAGGCTCTGGTGTGAACCAGAAAGTGAGCAATACTGAACAATGCACTTACCCACAGTGATTTCATTTGGCCAAAATTAAGTGTTGGGGGCGGGTCTAGGGCTCACATCTGGAGACTAAGGATGACACTCAGAGAGGTCAGTTGCctgccaaggccacacagctaaggTCAGACCATAACTCAGGTCTGTGGGATGCTGAGGCATGGCTGAAGAGGGGAGATTCTGGGTGTCTGTCTCCCCTTGgtctcccttttcctcttctccttgACAGAGATCCTCCTTCTGCTCCTGGGACGCTACCATGTGCATACTAGAAGCACTTCCTGCTCAGGACACCGCTCTTTGGTCTTGCTGCTGGCTGGGACTGGGCTCTGGGGAAGCCAGGTCTCAGCGCCAGGACTTCCGAGACACGGGCTTGCGGGGTGGGAAGGGCTATGGGGCGAGGGGCCACAGACGCAGAACTGCCTGCTTTCTGAGGTGGTGGGCCAAGAAGGGCACAGGGCTTTCCTTTGGCTTTGGGAGTGTGAGGCCTGGTGGGTGGTTAGGGCATCTCAGGCCTCAACCCCAAGTATTGTTCCCAGTTCCTTCTTAGAGGCAGACACACAGCAAACAGGGATCAGGGAAAGTAACACTGACAACACTGAGACCTGGCATGGACCACGTGCTGGTGAAAGAGGTAGGATGCCCACCAAGTCCTCTGGACACCTCCATGGGGCAGAGGCCATCACAGTcccgtgtgtgagtgtgtgtgtgtgtgtcttctgtgagcactgcagtttgaactcagggctttatgcttgctaggcaggcgctctaccattggagccactCCACCTCCATCTTGTTTCTTGTAGTGCCTGGCACACGCTGGGGGCGCCTCGACCacagagccacaccccagcccacagTCCCTAATGTCTAGGGAGGCAGCGAGGCTCGGGGAAAGGTCGCCCAGCAgtatgggagagggagggtcctGTGCCCCCGGTCCCCAGGCCTACCTGTAATTGTGGAACCAGTTGATGACTGTGTTGGTTTTGAGATTCAGTTGGAAGGACAGCAGCTCGATGGTCTGCTGCGAGGGGTATGGCTCCAGCTGGTAGGCCTTCCGTAACGCCTCCTTCTCCTCGGGTGCCAGCACCACGCGAGGCTTCTTCACCTGCAGGAGGCCCAGCTCGGGCGGTTGTGGGCACGGGCTGGGACACTCGGAGCGGGTGGCTGAGGACTCGCTGTCTGAGCCGGTGCTGATGAGTCCGTAGCGGCGCTTCAGGTAGGCTGGCCAGGAGGGTGGGAGGATGAATGACTGTCCCACCCCACTCACTGCTCCCCAAGGGCAGCTGGAGCCCCACACCGAACCTCCGTGTCCCCAACATCCAGCCACCCCCAGGCCTGTCCCCTCGGCCTGTTCCTGCACTTTTTCCCACGGCTCCCTAAGACACCGGCCTGACATCAGCTGGGGTCTCATATCCAGGGCACACTGAAGACAATGCCATTCTCTGTGGCCCCCTCTTCATTGCCACAGCTGTCACCATGTTTTAGGACAGCCTTTAGTCTTTAGTGACACTGATATAAATGAGCCCATTTATGGCAGGacacatcttttctttctttctttttttttctttttgtagtactggggtttgaactcagggtctacaccttgagccactccaccagcccttttttgtgttggttttttttttgagatagggtcacttgAACTCTTTGTCTGGGGTGGCtgagaaccacaatcctcttgatctttgccttctgagtagctaggattacagatgtgagccactggtgcctggcagcagGACACATCTTGACTCCAAATCATGAAAATGTGCAAAAAAGCACTGCTCTACTTTGCATATGGAATGTTCCCCAGAGCCCCCTCTGCTGAAGGCAGGCTcccagggtggtgctattgggaagtggtgggccctttaagagatgggacctAAGGGGAGGTCTTCAGTCACTGCAGCAGACCTTTGAAGGGGCCATTGAGAGCCTagtctcttcttcttcttgcttgCTGGGGTGTCCTGTCCTCTGCTGGGTAGCAGGCAACGGAGGAAAGGTGGACCAAGGGAAACACTGGGGACCCCTGTGGCTGAGGGCAGCAAGACCTCTGGGTGTATGGAAGGCCACCAAGAGAGGTGGGTGGGGTGCTGGATTGTCCTGGAGTTGGAAATATCAGTCGCTCTCAACTGTACTGTTTTTGGGGATCGCTATTTCGGGGTTCATGGTTCCTCACTCGAGCGCACACGGGCTCTCACCTTTcttctccagcttcttcatgtCCCGCAGCCTCTCCACGCTGTGCGGGTCACTCAGCCACAGCTGCATGCGGACGAACGGCTCCCGGCCCTTCAGGCTGAGCTTGTGCCAGGGCTTGGGCCGGGACAGCAGGTCAGACACGGAGCCCTGCGTCAGGCCCAGGATACTCTCCCCAAACAGCCGCTgccctggggacaggggacaaggGCAGCCTGTCACCCAGGCTGGGCAGAGAAGCCTGCTCCATTCCAGAAGCAGGCCAGATGTGAGAGCTCAGGCCATCTCCACCAACGCAGAGGGGGCCAGAGACTGGGGGACCCACacaggggggaggggtgacactGAGGGGAACTGAGCTACAGCACAGATTTGGGGTGGGGCTGGATAGCAACCAAGAAAGATGCCTTTCAGTTAAGGGGTTCTTCATTCCCAGGGGACCATGGCGTTATCAGCAAACTTCAGATACATAAACTCCTACTGTCTGGCAGAGTCTATCAAGATGTAAATGTGCACATCCTCTGATCCTGCTCATCTCCTGGGGTTTCCTCAAGGGTACAAAATGCATTTAGACTTAATTTTCCTCCCTCCCCGCTCCTtccctggggatggaacccagggaacTTGACATGCTaggctaggccagtgctctacccctagactttttgttttttttttttgaggcagggtctcactgtgtagcccacaaGCAGCCAtgaggccttgaactcatggtcctccttcctcagcctcctgagtgctgggattataggagtgcaaATCACACCCAGATcctatttactcatttatttttaatctatacTGTTTGGTTTTGTAGAACACCAAATATGCCTGTTTTCACAACAGGAAGTTCGGGGGGATGCCCCTCTGGCAGGGGAAACATGAATCTAAGACTCAGAGGAGTTTGtgacacaaagaagggaagagcCACAGAGCTCACTTCCCTGTGGCCGCAAGGGACAAGGGTTTCAGCGCTGGGCAAGGGTCTGGTACAGTGTCCCAGACAGGATTCTCCAAGTCCCCTGGGACATTTTTGAGCTCCATAGGCTGAGAACTTCAGGTGATATCAGACTGCTGTCCACCTTTTGGCTCACTGCAGGGATCCGGGTCAGTTAGGTGCCTCACCCAGGGTCCTGGACACCAGAGCTGGGCTGGAGGCACAGGGGCCTCATTGTAGGTCCTTTCCTCAAAGCCAGTAGGGGCCAGGGTCCTCAACCGCACCACCCCGTACCTAGGTTGTTGTCCGTGAGCACCTCCTTGACTCTCTTGGTGATGGAATAGGTGTCCAGCTCCGGGGACATGGCCACAATCTGCTGGATGCCCCCCGAGGCCTGGCTGCCTGCGTGCATCTTCCCGCTTAGTGCAGAGCTGGAACGGGCCTCAGGCTGCTCATTCTCCTTGCTGCTCTCCAGTGACAGGCTTAGAGGCTCCTGTGAGCCTCTCTCAGGCTCCGTGGGGCTCGGGGGAGGTGACGGTGAGGACCTTGGCTCTGTGGGACTGGCTGGGGGCCACAAAGACACGGGGACGGGGTGTCACTGCCATCTGGCTCAGCCAGCTCCTCAGAGCCAGGAGGTGATACATCTGACTCCTAAGCCACTACAGTGTCATCCCAGGAGAGGCTAATGACATGCCACTCTTCTCCCCACAGGTGCTTGGTGATTACAAGGGGAAAGCCATCCCTGAGGTGCCCTCAACCAGTGGCCAAAGTCAACGTCACTAGTTACAGAACAAATCAGCAGCTTGTGTCTCCTGACGTGACACCCAGGGAAGGACAGGCGTCACTTCCATGACACTCAAGCCAAGGTGCACAGACACCCACAAACCCAACAGGGAACCCAGCTCCCGGCCTCGTGTCTGCAGAAACACCGTATGTGAAAAACACAAGAGAAGGAGGAACCATGGAACCCACAGCTCAACACAGCAGGAGGTCCTGCTGAGTGGTGTAGTGCATGcctggctccatccccagcactccaAAACCAAAACCCCAAGCAACTCCAAAAGAGAGTGTGCCTCTCCCTCCAAGCATCTGACTGCCATTTGCAGGAACTTCCTTAGAGCAAGTGCAGGTGAGGGGAAGGGAGCTGGGCTTTGCTTCCAGAAGAGGTGTCCTAAGCCCAGGACAGGTGCTTCCCTTCCCTGTGAAGGCAAGTGAGTCACTCAGATTGTACTGCTCCCATGCTCCAGAACCATCTAAGGCTCCCTACTGCCCTCTTACAAAAAACCTATTTACCTTCTTGCCCTGGTGATTAAGACACTGGACTCCCTTGACCCTGCCCACCTTACACGCCTGGTGCTATACCCCACAGTCCCCATGTATTTCCTGAGACTGGTCTTGTCACCCTGAAGGTGTTCTTCTTAACTTTGAACTCCTATGCACCCATCACTACTCAGTCCCAACATTCCTTTCCCCAACTGCACCTTTGGGGTGGAATATAACCAACTTCACATTGTTATACCTCACTACGATTCCTTGCTTGGGCCGTATTTCTCCATTCCTAGACGACAACAGTATTGTGAACTGTGTGCTACAcacacactggggtttgaactcagagccttgtgcttgccaggcaggtgctctaccacccgagccacatccccagtcctgctGTGTGCTTTATCCCCATAATCTCGTAACACCTCTAAGAATAAGTACTACATCATCCCTTTTTACAGGTAAGGAAGCCAAGCCTCAGAGAGGTCACACCAGGTGTCCAAGATCGCAGAGATTAGTGGCAAAGCCAGGCCTTGAGCTTAGGTGTGCTTTTGTCCACCACTGCCTTTTCTGCCACAATCAGGAGTCCCTGAGGCAGGACCACCTGTCAGTCATGAGGAGTCCCCGGAGCCTGGGAGGCGGGAGGCTCCAGGCACATGTCTAGCCAGGGAGTGAGTTCTGGCCTGGACCCTTCAACTCCCTAAAGGGGGTGAATGGAGTCCACTAACTCTGAGTAGCACCGTCAGGGCAATGGGTGCAGGCAGCACCCATCAGGGTCCTAGAACTCTTCTGATCCTCCCCTCTTGTCCCAGCTTAGCTGCTTGGCTCTCCAGGTGACCAATGATGTGATGCTGGAGTCAGCATGGACACCTCCCACCTTCACTGTAACCAGCAGGGGCACAACAGAGGCAGGGAACGGCCAAACAGCCATTTGGTGTGTCAGCCCACTGAGGGCAGCAGGACAGCTGGAGTCCACTGGAAGGGAGTGGAGGAGTTTTGATGGCATCTGCCTTGTGGGGACCTGTACGTACCTATATCCCCTCCAGAGGGGCTGGGTTTACAGCCTGAGAGTGGTACAAGGAGGTGGGCAAACCCAGAGGAAATCAACTCCCCCCACCCGGCCTCTGGCTGCTggggtagaacccagggcctgaccATGCTGAGCAAGCGCTCTGCACcaggccacaccccagcccccttcttgttttaaagaaatagaaaagcaggGGCTCCCTCTGTGGTTCCTGTCCCTTCATTCAGGGGCTGCTAGCTACAGACTGCAAAGGCTGCTTCTATCCTGGAGGTCCTGACTGCTAACTTCAACTCTGTCGCCTAGAGCTTGCTATGTCACTTGATATTGTTTCTGGTCTGTAACCCTGACAGCCTTGTTCCCTTCTGAGAACCTCAGCTGTGTTTCATCCTCTCGGCTGGTCCCCACTTTACAGCTAGGGAAGCTGAGTGGGCTCAGGGCAGTCCTCCCCCAGgctctgtgactttgggcaacTTTCATAGCCTTAGTTTCTTCACTCTGCAAAGCACAGACTCCAGCCTGCCTGTGGAAAGGACTCCTCAGAAAAATTCTGAGGCTGTGAGCTGGAGGGTTAGGTAAGGAGCTGAGAGTGACCAGCGATTCCAGATGCCGGATGGGGGAGGGGCTCTACGCTGGGTCCCCAGGCCACCCTCTAGAGGTAAAAAGCAAGAGGGTGGTGCATCAGCTGTGCCAGGGGAACAGGGAGACAGCACACATGATCCCCCAGGGCGGCAATGGTGGAGGGCAGGAGTGACTTACCCTGGGCAGTGCTGGGCGGCTGGCCTGCGGCCTGGCCCAGCTGGTCGGAGAGCCACAGCTGCATGCGGATGAAGGGCTCTCGCCCCTTCTGCGTCAGCTTGCTCCAGGGCTTCGGCCTGGACAGCATATCACTCACGCTGCCTTGCGACAGGCCCAGCACCTGCAGGGGGCAGGGGGCGGGGCAGGTGAGCTGGCTGCCTCCCAAGACCGAGGGGACCACCCTGCGCCCTTTGCTGTTCacatccctcctcctcctcctcttcctctctgggcctccctcctcctcttcctccactggcctccctcttcctcctccttgggCCTCTGACTTCCTTGTCTTCTTCGGTGGGcctctgtcctcctcctcctgccccctcctcctcctcctcttccctgtcctccctcctcctccccctcctggggctcagccctcctccctctcctccgcctcctccccctccctccccctcctccccctcctcttccctgtcctccctcctcctccctgtctCCTGCTCCTTCTCCTCCTGTCCCTCCTGGGGTtcagccctcctccctctcctccctcctcctcctccccctccccctcctccccctcctcctcctccccaccttctCGCCGAAGATCCTCTGGCAGATGCCGTTCTTGGCGAGCTTCTCCTTGACCTGGCGCGTGAGCTCCAGCGTGTCCACGTCGCGGTACATGTACAGCTCGTACTGCTCGGGCGTGAGCGGCGGCACGGTGGGCTTGAGCGCGCGCGGCACGAAGGCGGCGGGGAAGGCGGCGGGCcgctcccgctcccgctcccgctcccgCTCGGCGCCCTCGGCCCTGGGCTCGTCCTCCGCCTCGTCCTCGGCGCCCGCGGTGCCGTCGTCGGCGCGGGGCCAGGCGCGGGCGCCCGGCTGGCCCGAGTAGCCGGAGGAGGACGACGAGGACAGCGACGGCGACACGGGGGCGAAGGGGCGGCCGAGCAGGCCGCGGTCCGAGGCCCAGTGCTGCTCGAAGTAGCCGGCGTCGCCGATCTCGGACTTGACCTTGCGGATGATGCTCTGCACGAAGGCGGCGGGGGACAGCGCGCCGCCCGCCGCGTCCTCCGGCTTCCCCGGCCCGGGGCCCGCGCGCGCGGGGGGCGACGGCTCGGCGCGGGCCCGCGGCGCCTCCAGGTCCCGCAGCGCCTGCTGCTGCGCCTGCATCTCGCGGCGCGCCTGCTCCAGGATGCTCTTGATGGCGTCCTCCGACGAGCCGCCCGGGACGCTCGCCACGCTGGGCGCCGCCGGCCTCGGCTCACCTGCGCGGGACAGGGCCGCTCAGCGCCACTCAGGCCACCGCGGGCCCAGGGGTCGGGGACGGGGCTGGGCTGGGTCAACGCTGGGCCATCCGCACGGGGGAACATTAGGCAGCCGTTAAAAATCAGGCCAGCAGTGAGATTTTTGCTTATGTAGGTTAggtaagccagaaaatacttttttttaaagaaaaaaaacgtGCTGTGATCCAATGTGCAGATGTTCAAAGAAGAAAGACCACAGCACATATGACAGACTTCTTTGCCTTTTCTATGATACATGATAAAGGCACAAACACAAATGTCCATGAACGAAAGATGGCTAATGATGGAATGGTCACACAAAGAAATACTACACAGTAGTGAAGAAGGAAACCACCCTGCAAAACAAaggcttcctttcttttctttcccttctcttccttccttcctttacttttcctcccctccccttctcttccttttggtgtctctgtctctctctctcccttgccccCCTCTCTCAACACAGGGTCTCATTTtacagcctaggctggcctggaactcacaatcctccagtctcagctcctgaatgctgtgattataggctAAAGCAGGAGACTGTATACCATAATActgggcaaaaaacaagcaaGATGACACTCAGCATGTCTTTTATAGACTCTCAAGCAAAGTAAACAAGTATGTCATTTAGTaaaaacccttaaaaaaaaaaacccaaaaaacaaaggaacaacagaaaaaaaaaacagggtaaaATGTACCTCTGGGAGGGTAGGTGGGGTTGGGGGAGGCAGGTGGCAGAGAGAAGGTTCTCAGCATTTTCTAGATCTTGGGCATGGCCAGAGGCTCTCAGAGACTCATTCTGTTGTGTGAGCAAGTAAATGAGTGAATGCATAAATACAGATCCAGGAGGCCTGCAGGGAGCTACCACGAGTGTGTGTAGGAAAGGACAGATTGAGGCCCGGAGGAACGACAATTAGCCAGCACAGGAACAGGGGCCTCCCTCTGCCCTCTGAGCACTGTCTCGGTGCTGGGGCCTCCTACTCCCTGGCGATCCCCACAGATCCATCAGAAACAATTACTGTTTCTCTAACTAAAAAGGTAATTcatcaatggaatattattcagtcataaaaaggagcAGTACCGATCCATTCTATGACCTAAAAGGATCTTCAAAGTACAATGGAAGCCAGATCCAAAAGGCCACCTGTTCCATAATTTCGTTTAGGTGAAGTGCCCAGAATAGGTAAATCCACAGAGACAGGCTGAGGAGGGTGGGCTGGGGAGGGACTGATGGTGTCATCCTTTTGAGGTGATGagaatgttctagaattagaTCTGATGACTGTAGAACACTGGAAATATATGAAATGTCATCAATTGTACACTTCAAAACTTGtaacttttatgttatttttgcttcaagtttttctgtttttgtttttggtggtactggggtttgaacgcaggaccctcaccttgagccactccaccagcccttttcttgtgatggtttttttctagatagggtctcacaaactatttgcctgggctggctttgaaccatgatcctcctgatctctgcctcctgagtagctaggactacaggcatgagccaccagcgcccagcttgcttcaacttttaaaaaggtCAGCAACCACAGATAAGATGGCGCTTGCCTACTGTAGACAGCACGGAAAGTcacaagaagaaaatacaaaggcttaagaaagatgaaaacaaaaatcccGGTCTCCCTCCTGGAGGCAGCAGTGAGCCATTCTGGAGTATGTCCCTGGAGTCTGTTTTCTATACAACCCACGTGCACGATCGCACTGCACACGTGGGAACACGGCCAGGCTTCTCCCCACTGGGTATCGACACAAGCATGTTTTCCTGGCAGGTCACGTTCTTGCAAATGGCCACTGAGCTCCAGAGACAGCGCCTGGGCAAGTGAGGGCCAGACAAACACTGAAGATGGACAAAGGAGGCCCTAAGAAACCGAGAGGCAAGACGTCATCCAACTTGCCAGGTGCGTGCCATCCACCAAGCACCCAGACGCTTCTACCGGCTCCTCAGAGTTTCTAAAATGGCAACACGGATGAGGCCTGTTACCAGAGAGAAATGCAAGCTGGGTCCCTCCTTCAGGGAAACAAAAGTTCAA
Proteins encoded in this window:
- the Cux2 gene encoding homeobox protein cut-like 2 isoform X1 encodes the protein MFVLFLPRLFDEKFIALPLGRRPLSAVESIRQASSWREAKKELNSVASELSARQEESEHSHKHLIELRREFKKNVPEEIREMVAPVLKSFQAEVVALSKRSQEAEAAFLSVYKQLIEAPDPVPAFEVARSLDDRLQPPSFEPSGQPRRDLHTSWKRHPELLSPREQKDGTLTEGSRLPGKALLTDALLQRNEAEKQKGLQEVQITLAARLGEAEEKIKVLHSALKATQTELLELRRKYDEEAASKADEVGLIMTNLEKANQRAEAAQREVESLREQLASVNSSIRLACCSPQGSSADKVSFALCSGPRLEAALASKDREILRLLKDAQHLRHSLQELEEASANQIADLERQLTAKSEAIEKLEEKLQAQSDYEEIKTELSILKAMKLASTSCSLPQPCFLSPQGLAKPDDSLLLAKEAFFPAQKFLVDKPSLLASPEEDPSEDDSIKGSLGTDPSYPSPQQIPPPPGPEDPLSPSPGQPLLGPSLGPDGTRTFSLSPFPSLASGERLAGDTLLPKHMMPPTAFKGEVGGLLVFPPAFYGAKPPTAPATPAPGPEPPGAPEPADGAGTCTTGTGVEEEQLDTAEIAFQVKEQLLKHNIGQRVFGHYVLGLSQGSVSEILARPKPWRKLTVKGKEPFIKMKQFLSDEQNVLVLRTIQVRQRGSITPRIRTPETGSDDAIKSILEQAKKEIESQKGGEPRPAAPSVASVPGGSSEDAIKSILEQARREMQAQQQALRDLEAPRARAEPSPPARAGPGPGKPEDAAGGALSPAAFVQSIIRKVKSEIGDAGYFEQHWASDRGLLGRPFAPVSPSLSSSSSSGYSGQPGARAWPRADDGTAGAEDEAEDEPRAEGAERERERERERPAAFPAAFVPRALKPTVPPLTPEQYELYMYRDVDTLELTRQVKEKLAKNGICQRIFGEKVLGLSQGSVSDMLSRPKPWSKLTQKGREPFIRMQLWLSDQLGQAAGQPPSTAQASPTEPRSSPSPPPSPTEPERGSQEPLSLSLESSKENEQPEARSSSALSGKMHAGSQASGGIQQIVAMSPELDTYSITKRVKEVLTDNNLGQRLFGESILGLTQGSVSDLLSRPKPWHKLSLKGREPFVRMQLWLSDPHSVERLRDMKKLEKKAYLKRRYGLISTGSDSESSATRSECPSPCPQPPELGLLQVKKPRVVLAPEEKEALRKAYQLEPYPSQQTIELLSFQLNLKTNTVINWFHNYRSRMRREMLVEGTQDEPDLDPNGGPGILPPDHSHPDPTPQSPGSEAEDQKPAVKGLELQEVSEDSTTPPTAPDRAHVRIKQEQTEEDSEEGMGSQPHDLGESDKGHSPPKEEHPDPLGSDGLPEVAPEPLLAGGSTPDCPSLHPSQESEAGERLHSDPLSFKSASESSRCSLEVPLNSPSAASSPGLMMSVSPVPSSSAPISPSPPGALPAKVPSASPTADTAGALHPSTKVNPNLQRRHEKMANLNSIIYRLERAANREEALEWEF
- the Cux2 gene encoding homeobox protein cut-like 2 isoform X4, which translates into the protein MVAPVLKSFQAEVVALSKRSQEAEAAFLSVYKQLIEAPDPVPAFEVARSLDDRLQPPSFEPSGQPRRDLHTSWKRHPELLSPREQKDGTLTEGSRLPGKALLTDALLQRNEAEKQKGLQEVQITLAARLGEAEEKIKVLHSALKATQTELLELRRKYDEEAASKADEVGLIMTNLEKANQRAEAAQREVESLREQLASVNSSIRLACCSPQGSSADKVSFALCSGPRLEAALASKDREILRLLKDAQHLRHSLQELEEASANQIADLERQLTAKSEAIEKLEEKLQAQSDYEEIKTELSILKAMKLASTSCSLPQPCFLSPQGLAKPDDSLLLAKEAFFPAQKFLVDKPSLLASPEEDPSEDDSIKGSLGTDPSYPSPQQIPPPPGPEDPLSPSPGQPLLGPSLGPDGTRTFSLSPFPSLASGERLAGDTLLPKHMMPPTAFKGEVGGLLVFPPAFYGAKPPTAPATPAPGPEPPGAPEPADGAGTCTTGTGVEEEQLDTAEIAFQVKEQLLKHNIGQRVFGHYVLGLSQGSVSEILARPKPWRKLTVKGKEPFIKMKQFLSDEQNVLVLRTIQVRQRGSITPRIRTPETGSDDAIKSILEQAKKEIESQKGGEPRPAAPSVASVPGGSSEDAIKSILEQARREMQAQQQALRDLEAPRARAEPSPPARAGPGPGKPEDAAGGALSPAAFVQSIIRKVKSEIGDAGYFEQHWASDRGLLGRPFAPVSPSLSSSSSSGYSGQPGARAWPRADDGTAGAEDEAEDEPRAEGAERERERERERPAAFPAAFVPRALKPTVPPLTPEQYELYMYRDVDTLELTRQVKEKLAKNGICQRIFGEKVLGLSQGSVSDMLSRPKPWSKLTQKGREPFIRMQLWLSDQLGQAAGQPPSTAQASPTEPRSSPSPPPSPTEPERGSQEPLSLSLESSKENEQPEARSSSALSGKMHAGSQASGGIQQIVAMSPELDTYSITKRVKEVLTDNNLGQRLFGESILGLTQGSVSDLLSRPKPWHKLSLKGREPFVRMQLWLSDPHSVERLRDMKKLEKKAYLKRRYGLISTGSDSESSATRSECPSPCPQPPELGLLQVKKPRVVLAPEEKEALRKAYQLEPYPSQQTIELLSFQLNLKTNTVINWFHNYRSRMRREMLVEGTQDEPDLDPNGGPGILPPDHSHPDPTPQSPGSEAEDQKPAVKGLELQEVSEDSTTPPTAPDRAHVRIKQEQTEEDSEEGMGSQPHDLGESDKGHSPPKEEHPDPLGSDGLPEVAPEPLLAGGSTPDCPSLHPSQESEAGERLHSDPLSFKSASESSRCSLEVPLNSPSAASSPGLMMSVSPVPSSSAPISPSPPGALPAKVPSASPTADTAGALHPSTKVNPNLQRRHEKMANLNSIIYRLERAANREEALEWEF